The Cryptomeria japonica chromosome 9, Sugi_1.0, whole genome shotgun sequence DNA segment ggcttcttcatgaggtgtaaataattgtgtagACCTTTTTCCCTTACATTAACGTGTGTTTCgaatttcaggacctaactccctaccgtttgaaagttatgtcatttttctccagccaaagcgatatatttaaaatatttaaattatttctcaaatgataatttaatattttaaagtaTTTCAATATGTTTGGTCATTTGCGATAAGAAAAACATCTTCAGACATCGATGGCATTCCTCCTTGATTCATTCTCAATGAAAAATGGTTTCCAAGGTGTAAAGGATAGCTCGTTGAAgcacaaggttagaaatgctcactttttgagcattcttaacctcatttcttaaccttttgccaaaaatgttagaaatgctcactttttgagcatttctaacccatatttctaacctttcACAAAAGGTTAGATAAGCTTACTTTTTGATCATTTCTAACCTCATATCTTAACCTTGCGGGTCCCACTTTGtcaaagaaggttagaaatgctcaaaaagtgagcattcttaacctttttgaaTAAgagtttaaaataaaaaaaagagagagCTTCAACTGGCAGgttatgaacattcatcaatgTACTGAAAGAAGCATGGACATATCGAAAATGGAATATAGATGCGAAGTCTGAAAGGCGTAGATTGTCAGAATGAATGAATGCCTTTAGCTGAGGTTGAGTTAATCTACCGCGATGTTCATCATAGCATAGAGGATCAAAGAACTTTGTCAGGCGTGGAGTTGCAACTgcttggtatgattgatatgcaaAATATAGGGGCGTAGCTACTGTTTTGAGAAAATATACATAAACTATTTTGGGAGACCACCACAGTCCATGTGATAATGCAAGCATAGACCAAGGAATTTACTCTTTGACAAGCCATCACAAAGGAAGAGAATGTCACCAGCGAATGCATACCATGGCAGCCCAGACAATGCATGTGAACCATTTGACATAATTCttgaaagaaatgtggtctcatggaatgcgatgAATATAGGATATGCATGGAATGGAGTTTATGAGGAAGCTCTCAAAGTGTTTGGATTAATGCCGCTCACAGGTGTTTAACTGTTTGGAAGACCACCTCAAGGAGATATGGAACACGTCAAATGCAAATCATGGGAGCCTTGACGTggcatgtgaattgtttgatagaatatCGTGGTAGATAAGAATGTACCGGGGAAGCATAGAAAATGCGTTTGATAATGCATGTTAACTGTTTGGCATAAGTTCCTCAAAGAATACCGAGATTATCAGCAGTGCACATACACTATTTGGCATCATCCCTCACAGTTATGTGGTCTCAAggcatgataatgtgacaaggtgTGTGAACTAAACGTTGTTTCCAGCAGAGCTGGTCTTTGATATCATTTTTTTATGCTGCTGCAAATCGTGGGAAAGGTGGAATGCACAGACAACGCACGTGAATAGTTTGACAtaattcctcaaagaaatgtggtctcatgaagtGCGATGATTGTTGGATGTCTACCAAATGTAGACCGTGGGCATAGGGAGAGCGCGAACATCGCACGTGAATAGTTTGACAGGTGGATCAAATGGTATAGGTGCAGTCATGGCTAGGAAATTTGTGGCAGAAGGTGCTTATGTGTATGTTGTTGACATCGATGAAGAGGGAGGGGTTAAAGTTTTTCAAGAGCTCAATGGGAATGCTTCATTTGTGAAGTGTGAAGTGGCAATAGAGACCCATGTGAAAGGGGTCGTAGATCAAGCGATGGAGGAGAAGGGGCATCTAGATATCATGATGAACAATGCAAGTATATTGCATGCTCATGGTAATTCCATCGTACAGGTCTCTGTTGAGACTTGGGAAAGAGTGATAGCTCTGAATGTTACAGGAGCTATGTTAGGAATGAAGCATGCTGCAAGGGTCATGATTCCACGCAACTCTAGTTCCATACTCTTCAATTGCAGTGTTTTGGGACTGATGAAGACTGATAATGCCTCTCATGGTTACATGGCTTCCAAGAATGCTCTGTTGGGGTTTGATGAAGAGTGGTGTAGCGGAGTTGGCAAAGGAAGGAATATGTGTGAATGTTGTGTCATCCTTTGGGATTGTGACAAAGATGATTGAGGAGTGGCTAATGTGTGGGGTGATTTGCGATGACAAGTATTTTTCCCAAGATGCTTGTTGAGATATGAAAGGTGACAATgaaaatgaaggaaagagaattAGTCATACCTAATGCAAGCTTTCCCATTATTATTCAAGAAGGCATTATGTTCATAGAAAGGAAAGGTGCTTAGCAAATGCAGTTAGAATGTATGATTCGGGCATGTATTGGAAAAAGACATAATGGTCATCTTGACAAATCAAGTAACTTGCACTTTCTTTGGAAATATTGGTTTTAGGTTACCATTTTGGTAAAGGTGACTTTTTGTCactcattgtaactaaaggttaggaAGTTGACTTTTTCTGTGCATAAGTGTGTAAGTTACTAACTCTTTGAAATTcacgcagaaaagagttagttattaacccaggataGAGTTAGgt contains these protein-coding regions:
- the LOC131858390 gene encoding secoisolariciresinol dehydrogenase-like, which gives rise to MARKFVAEGAYVYVVDIDEEGGVKVFQELNGNASFVKCEVAIETHVKGVVDQAMEEKGHLDIMMNNASILHAHGNSIVQVSVETWERVIALNVTGAMLGMKHAARVMIPRNSSSILFNCSVLGLMKTDNASHGYMASKNALLGFDEEWCSGVGKGRNMCECCVILWDCDKDD